The DNA window CGCTCCAGGGGATAGGGTTCGAGGGTTTCATAATTCAGGTGCAGATACATGAGTTGTTGTCCCCAGTTTGCCCATTGGAAAAAGTCATCATAAAACGGCAGTCGGGGAAAGTCGCGCTTCAGGTTGAGTTCGTATTTTTTCCGGTAGTCGGGGTTATGGAGAACGGCATAGGTATAGTGGAAGATATCCAGTTTGGTGATAGTCCTCATCTCCAGCTCCTCATCCCCAGCATTGCCCCTCACCCCTAGCCCCTCTCCCGCAGGAGAGGGGAATGTAAGTCCCTCTCCCGTGGGAGAGGGATTTAGGGAGAGGGCAATTCTCGCTAAAACATCAATCAAATTCTCCCTAACCTCTTCATTCTTAAAACGCAAAACCCGAAATCCATGGTCAGCGAACCAATTATCCCTATCTGCATCTCGCTCTTTTTGCTGTTCATGAATTCCCCCATCGACTTCAATCACCAACTTCGCCCCATGGCAATAGAAATCGACAATACATTGACCAATATTATGTTGCCTCCTAAACTTGGCCCCCTGCAACCGTTTCGCTCGTAAACATTCCCATAATATTTGTTCTGCCGGGGTTTGACTTTGGCGAAGTTCTTTTGCTCGTTGCAGTAGAGCTTCGGGAATCATTCGCCTGGCTCCGGCTAATTGACTGACATCTTGCCCTCTCTCTTTCATGTCCGAAGGAAAATCTCTCTCCCCAGGGAGAGAGACTTCTGCTCCCCTTCTCCCGTGGGAGAAGGGGTTGGGGGAAGAGGGCACACCTTCATCTTGCCCAGGGTTGTGCCCTCTCTCTAAATCTCTCTCCCCAGGGAGAGAGACTTCTGCTCCCCTTCTCCCGTGGGAGAAGGGGTTGGGGGAAGAGGGCACACCTTCATCTTGCCCAGG is part of the Roseofilum capinflatum BLCC-M114 genome and encodes:
- a CDS encoding type ISP restriction/modification enzyme, with the protein product DEGVPSSPNPFSHGRRGAEVSLPGERDLERGHNPGQDEGVPSSPNPFSHGRRGAEVSLPGERDLERGHNPGQDEGVPSSPNPFSHGRRGAEVSLPGERDFPSDMKERGQDVSQLAGARRMIPEALLQRAKELRQSQTPAEQILWECLRAKRLQGAKFRRQHNIGQCIVDFYCHGAKLVIEVDGGIHEQQKERDADRDNWFADHGFRVLRFKNEEVRENLIDVLARIALSLNPSPTGEGLTFPSPAGEGLGVRGNAGDEELEMRTITKLDIFHYTYAVLHNPDYRKKYELNLKRDFPRLPFYDDFFQWANWGQQLMYLHLNYETLEPYPLERVDIPLKETQTYQPKLKADKTKHEIILDNITTLKQIPPTAWDYKLGNRCALEWILDQYKEKKPRDATIREKFNTYRFMDYKETVVDLLLRVCRVSVETMKIIEEISAVKG